One stretch of Nomascus leucogenys isolate Asia chromosome 7b, Asia_NLE_v1, whole genome shotgun sequence DNA includes these proteins:
- the MCHR1 gene encoding melanin-concentrating hormone receptor 1: MSVGAEKEGVGRAVGLGGGSGCQATEEDPLPDCGACAPGQGGRRWRLPQPAWVEGSSARLWEQATGTGWMDLEASLLPTGPNASNTSDGPDNLTSAGSPPRTRSISYINIIMPSVFGTICLLGIIGNSTVIFAVVKKSKLHWCSNVPDIFIINLSVVDLLFLLGMPFMIHQLMGNGVWHFGETMCTLITAMDANSQFTSTYILTAMAIDRYLATVHPISSTKFRKPSVATLVICLLWALSFISITPVWLYARLIPFPGGAVGCGIRLPNPDTDLYWFTLYQFFLAFALPFVVITAAYVRILQRMTSSVAPASQRSIRLRTKRVTRTAIAICLVFFVCWAPYYVLQLTQLSISRPTLTFVYLYNAAISLGYANSCLNPFVYIVLCETFRKRLVLSVKPAAQGQLRAVSNAQTADEERTESKGT; the protein is encoded by the exons ATGTCAGTGGGAGCCGAGAAGGAGGGAGTAGGGAGGGCAGTTGGGCTTGGAGGCGGCAGTGGCTGCCAGGCTACCGAGGAAGACCCCCTTCCTGACTGCGGGGCTTGCGCTCCAGGACAAGGTGGCAGGCGCTGGAGGCTGCCGCAGCCTGCGTGGGTGGAGGGGAGCTCAGCTCGGTTGTGGGAGCAGGCGACCGGCACCGGCTGGATGGACCTGGAAGCCTCGCTGCTGCCCACTGGTCCCAATGCCAGCAACACCTCTGATGGCCCCGATAACCTCACCTCGGCAG GATCACCTCCTCGCACGAGGAGCATCTCCTACATCAACATCATCATGCCTTCGGTGTTCGGCACCATCTGCCTCCTGGGCATCATTGGGAACTCCACAGTCATCTTTGCGGTTGTGAAGAAGTCCAAGCTGCACTGGTGCAGCAACGTCCCCGACATCTTCATCATCAACCTCTCGGTAGTGGATCTCCTCTTTCTCCTGGGCATGCCCTTCATGATCCACCAGCTCATGGGCAATGGGGTGTGGCACTTTGGGGAGACCATGTGCACCCTCATCACGGCCATGGATGCCAATAGTCAGTTCACCAGCACCTACATCCTGACCGCCATGGCCATTGACCGCTACCTGGCCACTGTCCACCCCATCTCTTCCACGAAGTTCCGGAAGCCCTCTGTGGCCACCCTGGTGATCTGCCTCCTGTGGGCCCTCTCCTTCATCAGCATCACCCCCGTGTGGCTGTATGCCAGACTCATCCCCTTCCCAGGAGGTGCAGTGGGCTGCGGCATCCGCCTGCCCAACCCGGACACTGACCTCTACTGGTTCACCCTGTACCAGTTTTTCCTGGCCTTTGCCCTGCCCTTTGTGGTCATCACGGCCGCATATGTGAGGATCCTGCAGCGCATGACATCCTCAGTGGCCCCCGCCTCCCAGCGCAGCATCCGGCTGCGGACAAAGAGGGTGACCCGCACAGCCATCGCCATCTGCTTGGTTTTCTTTGTGTGCTGGGCACCCTACTATGTGCTACAGCTGACCCAGTTGTCCATCAGCCGCCCGACCCTCACCTTTGTCTACCTGTACAATGCGGCCATCAGCTTGGGCTATGCCAACAGCTGCCTCAACCCCTTTGTGTACATCGTGCTCTGCGAGACGTTCCGCAAACGCTTGGTCCTGTCGGTGAAGCCTGCAGCCCAGGGGCAGCTTCGCGCTGTCAGCAACGCTCAGACAGCTGACGAGGAGAGGACAGAAAGTAAAGGCACCTGA